Proteins found in one Pontibacter sp. SGAir0037 genomic segment:
- a CDS encoding AraC family transcriptional regulator yields the protein MKPIYFQIPKSTGETVRVQYDKQEHFYDNLHFHPEVQIMLITEGSGTRFIGDSIGSFGKGDILLLGPNLPHVFRNDKKYYEHDPLLKASNISVFFQIESFGEAFLSLPEVYPIQRLLLNSKRGIVIKGHTKEKVSRLVHQMVELDGFELFISLFSILNLLALSREVELLSSVGFDGPQKDADSKKINDVFTYIMNNFSEEIKLQKAADIANMSVNAFCRYFKQHTRKTFSEFLNEIRIGHACRLLIEDRWNVRETAFECGYDNISYFNRQFKDITGFTPSEYIKLHKEKFPLQLS from the coding sequence ATGAAACCCATCTACTTTCAGATTCCTAAATCAACTGGTGAAACTGTTCGTGTGCAATATGATAAGCAAGAGCATTTCTATGATAACCTTCATTTTCACCCAGAGGTACAGATCATGTTAATTACCGAAGGGTCGGGTACCAGGTTTATAGGAGATAGTATTGGCAGCTTTGGGAAAGGTGATATCCTGTTACTGGGACCCAACCTGCCCCACGTGTTCCGGAACGACAAAAAATACTATGAACATGACCCATTACTCAAAGCCAGCAATATCTCTGTTTTCTTTCAGATAGAATCTTTTGGGGAAGCTTTTCTTTCCCTGCCCGAAGTTTATCCTATACAGCGGCTCCTACTCAACAGCAAACGGGGCATCGTGATTAAAGGCCATACCAAAGAAAAAGTCAGCAGGCTCGTACATCAGATGGTAGAATTAGATGGTTTTGAGTTGTTTATCAGCCTCTTCTCAATCTTAAATTTACTTGCTTTATCCAGAGAAGTTGAGCTTCTCTCTTCGGTTGGTTTTGACGGACCACAGAAAGACGCTGACAGTAAAAAAATAAATGATGTATTTACCTATATCATGAACAACTTCTCTGAAGAGATAAAACTGCAAAAAGCTGCCGACATTGCCAATATGAGCGTTAATGCCTTTTGCCGCTATTTTAAGCAGCATACCCGCAAGACCTTTTCTGAATTTCTTAACGAAATTCGAATTGGGCACGCCTGCAGGCTGTTAATAGAAGACAGGTGGAACGTACGTGAAACGGCTTTTGAGTGTGGTTATGATAATATTTCCTATTTTAACCGCCAGTTTAAAGATATTACTGGTTTTACTCCTTCTGAATACATAAAGCTGCATAAAGAGAAATTTCCTTTACAGCTCAGTTAA
- a CDS encoding alpha/beta hydrolase: MKRFLLLVFLTGCSLVAGAQDVPYETKQNVRYYSNAINQSDTYINERCALDFYFPKNRKGFATIVWFHGGGLTGGSKEIPASLKGQGVAVVAVNYRLYPKAKSPAYIQDAAAAVSWVFKNIESFGGDPSLVFVSGHSAGGYLASMIGLDKSWLKQHNIDADRIAGLIPFSGHTITHMTVREEQGIPDTQPTVDKLAPLYHVRSDAPPLLLITGDRELEMLGRYEENAYMMRMMKIAGHKETVLLELDGYDHGGMAYPAFPLLLKEVRRITEKKKK, from the coding sequence ATGAAAAGATTTCTCCTTCTTGTATTCCTGACAGGATGCAGTTTAGTAGCAGGTGCACAGGATGTGCCTTATGAAACGAAGCAAAATGTTCGGTACTACAGTAATGCCATCAACCAATCAGATACCTATATTAATGAACGTTGCGCGTTGGATTTTTACTTTCCAAAAAATAGAAAGGGGTTTGCCACCATTGTATGGTTCCACGGGGGAGGGCTGACCGGTGGCAGCAAAGAGATACCAGCATCGCTGAAAGGGCAGGGGGTTGCGGTTGTTGCTGTTAACTACCGCCTGTATCCGAAAGCGAAGTCACCTGCCTATATACAGGATGCAGCAGCAGCGGTAAGCTGGGTATTTAAGAATATTGAAAGCTTTGGAGGCGATCCTTCCCTTGTTTTTGTTTCCGGTCATTCAGCGGGAGGGTACTTAGCTTCCATGATCGGCTTAGACAAATCGTGGCTGAAGCAGCATAACATTGATGCAGATCGCATTGCCGGGCTCATTCCTTTTAGCGGGCATACGATCACGCACATGACGGTGCGTGAAGAGCAGGGTATCCCGGACACCCAACCAACCGTTGATAAGCTTGCTCCCCTGTACCACGTACGTTCCGATGCGCCCCCCTTGCTGCTTATCACAGGAGACAGGGAACTGGAGATGCTGGGCCGCTACGAGGAAAACGCCTACATGATGCGTATGATGAAAATAGCCGGCCATAAAGAAACAGTGCTGCTGGAACTGGATGGATACGACCATGGAGGCATGGCCTATCCTGCCTTTCCCTTGCTGTTAAAAGAAGTGCGCCGGATAACGGAGAAGAAAAAGAAGTAA
- a CDS encoding T9SS type A sorting domain-containing protein, which produces MALTTHRLLLLLLLALLALTTQGQSLMHYATTVEATSNSITSSRVKNSSRAVDADLTNFATVESPVLSVGNTEYLRLGFNSTIPAGHHTGFMVSMSAPVLSLSLLPAITIRTYDSNNRQVEEVTMGQHFLNLSLFSGTTAPARLEFINTKPYARLEFRITYPVGLSLGGDLRIYYGYSHAPYTPLPVELGAFNGRMAARAIDLSWETLSEKNSSHFVVERSNGRGTSFDSIGTVAGAGNSYARRKYSFCDQSLVNSRPDTYYYRLRQVDEDGSTSFSKVIALDWRGFITQGVVKLYPNPSRGNSAISLELTLEPLQGQSVYVYTLEGRLVKQVQVSNRHTFLQVSDLMPGLYVLVLPAEEGNRQVKEKLLITK; this is translated from the coding sequence ATGGCATTGACAACCCACCGGCTGTTGCTGCTTTTGCTATTGGCCCTGCTGGCGCTCACAACGCAGGGACAGTCGCTCATGCACTACGCCACCACTGTTGAGGCAACCAGCAACAGCATCACCTCAAGCCGCGTTAAGAACTCCTCCCGGGCTGTTGACGCAGACCTCACGAACTTTGCTACCGTTGAGTCGCCTGTGCTCTCGGTGGGGAATACTGAGTACCTCCGGCTGGGGTTCAACTCTACGATTCCCGCAGGCCATCATACAGGGTTTATGGTTAGCATGAGTGCTCCGGTGCTGAGCCTAAGCCTCTTGCCAGCCATTACCATCAGGACCTACGACAGCAATAACCGGCAGGTAGAAGAGGTTACCATGGGGCAGCATTTCCTGAACCTTTCTCTTTTTTCGGGCACGACAGCTCCAGCCAGACTGGAGTTCATCAACACCAAGCCCTATGCGCGCCTGGAGTTCCGCATCACCTACCCGGTGGGTCTGAGCCTGGGCGGTGATCTGCGAATTTACTACGGCTATAGCCATGCCCCGTATACTCCGCTGCCGGTCGAGTTGGGGGCTTTTAATGGGCGTATGGCGGCCAGGGCCATTGACCTGAGTTGGGAAACCTTGTCTGAAAAGAACAGCAGCCACTTTGTAGTGGAGCGGAGCAATGGCAGGGGCACGTCGTTTGACAGCATCGGTACAGTTGCCGGAGCAGGCAACAGCTATGCCAGGCGGAAGTATAGCTTCTGCGACCAAAGCCTTGTCAACTCCCGGCCCGACACCTACTACTATCGCCTGAGACAGGTGGATGAGGACGGTTCGACATCCTTTTCAAAAGTCATTGCTTTGGATTGGCGTGGCTTCATAACACAGGGTGTTGTAAAGCTTTATCCTAACCCATCCAGGGGGAACAGCGCGATAAGCCTGGAACTGACGTTGGAGCCACTGCAGGGGCAGTCGGTATATGTGTATACCCTGGAAGGCAGGTTGGTGAAACAGGTGCAGGTAAGCAACAGGCATACTTTCCTGCAGGTAAGCGACCTTATGCCGGGCCTGTACGTGTTGGTGCTGCCAGCGGAAGAGGGGAACAGGCAGGTAAAAGAAAAGCTGCTTATAACCAAGTAG
- a CDS encoding AraC family transcriptional regulator yields MKAYKGIKIINNLHDFYREAGIPEPYSEHFDCHSYEDTAQMVRRTMPAYRGMFNQICLITKGKIHVKANNKCLDVEPISLMLSGAGHVHSWDLAQDLQGYVLHFSIGFFSINSQKSDLFETFSFLREGKVSVLTLKECQAKLISFLFRRMQEEQAEQSRGRDELIRSYLLTLLLEARKAVSHTHTMSTEASLANSQTINKFQQLINQHLRHLTDEKPSHLKSVKDYAHELCIHPNYLNEMVQKVLGKSASQLLQERTAQEALTLLRQTDLTVSQVAYRLGFESVSYFSRFFKRVTGYTPSEYRVLLKL; encoded by the coding sequence ATGAAAGCTTATAAGGGGATAAAAATCATAAATAACCTGCATGATTTTTACAGGGAGGCAGGCATTCCTGAACCTTACTCAGAACACTTTGACTGCCACTCCTACGAAGACACTGCCCAGATGGTGAGGCGAACCATGCCCGCCTACAGGGGAATGTTCAACCAGATTTGTTTGATTACAAAGGGCAAAATCCATGTGAAGGCAAACAACAAATGCCTGGATGTAGAGCCCATTTCCCTGATGCTTTCCGGGGCCGGACATGTGCACTCATGGGATCTGGCGCAAGACCTGCAGGGGTACGTGCTGCATTTTTCAATAGGCTTCTTCTCCATCAATTCCCAGAAAAGCGACCTGTTTGAAACCTTCTCTTTCTTAAGGGAGGGGAAGGTGAGCGTTCTGACGCTGAAGGAATGCCAGGCAAAGCTAATCTCTTTCCTGTTCAGGCGAATGCAGGAGGAACAGGCAGAGCAAAGCCGTGGGAGGGACGAGCTGATCAGGTCTTACCTGCTCACCCTGCTGCTGGAGGCAAGGAAAGCGGTCAGCCATACGCATACAATGTCTACGGAGGCTAGTTTGGCCAACAGCCAAACAATCAATAAATTCCAGCAGCTTATTAACCAGCACCTCAGGCACCTGACAGACGAGAAGCCCTCTCACCTGAAGTCGGTAAAAGACTACGCGCACGAGCTGTGTATACACCCCAACTACCTCAACGAGATGGTGCAGAAGGTGCTGGGGAAGTCTGCCAGCCAGCTTTTGCAGGAAAGGACAGCCCAGGAGGCGCTCACCCTGCTCCGGCAGACAGACCTGACTGTTTCACAGGTTGCCTACAGGCTTGGCTTTGAGTCGGTGTCGTACTTCAGCCGGTTCTTTAAAAGAGTGACGGGCTATACCCCTTCAGAATACCGGGTACTGCTGAAACTTTGA
- a CDS encoding DUF2200 domain-containing protein — protein MKASAEHNLRVAKLTFASVYPHYITKVVNKGRTKEELHQVIEWLTGFDDNKLQELIDDKVTFETFFTRATLNPNAHLITGVICGYRIEEIENPVTKQVRYLDKLVDELAKGKKMEKILRVA, from the coding sequence ATGAAAGCAAGTGCCGAACATAATTTGCGAGTAGCAAAATTGACTTTTGCTTCAGTTTACCCGCACTATATTACTAAAGTTGTGAACAAGGGTAGAACAAAAGAAGAATTGCATCAGGTAATAGAGTGGCTGACTGGCTTTGACGACAATAAATTGCAAGAATTGATTGATGATAAAGTGACTTTTGAGACCTTCTTCACGAGAGCAACATTAAACCCAAACGCTCACCTGATTACAGGAGTAATTTGCGGGTATCGCATAGAAGAAATTGAAAATCCTGTTACCAAACAAGTGAGGTATTTAGATAAGTTGGTGGATGAACTGGCAAAAGGTAAAAAAATGGAAAAGATTTTAAGGGTTGCTTAA
- a CDS encoding iron chaperone yields MNDVEKYISQFNPVIQVRLTELRQLLFEVFPDAEESIRYKMPAYKVGKQYVYFAAYEKHIGFYPVYGLAGIEGELNPYRAKGTKDTLHFLHSQPLPNELIRKIIQLKATSSE; encoded by the coding sequence ATGAATGATGTTGAAAAATATATATCGCAGTTTAACCCTGTAATTCAAGTCAGGCTGACAGAACTAAGGCAGCTTTTGTTTGAAGTGTTTCCCGACGCTGAAGAAAGTATCCGCTATAAAATGCCGGCTTATAAAGTTGGAAAGCAATATGTATATTTTGCAGCTTATGAGAAGCACATTGGTTTTTACCCGGTTTATGGATTAGCAGGAATAGAAGGCGAACTTAACCCTTACAGAGCCAAGGGGACAAAAGACACATTACATTTTTTGCATAGCCAGCCTTTGCCAAACGAACTTATCAGAAAAATTATACAATTGAAAGCAACATCCTCTGAATGA
- a CDS encoding DoxX family protein has protein sequence MAKQINKEVLNVILWIVQVLLTCIFTWAGVMKLLQPDELPWLWVKEDPGLVTVSGIADLIAGIGLTVPSLLRIKPQLTIYAAYGTIALMISASVFHMMRGEGNQIGFNMFMLVAAIFIIWGRRRKARIGPK, from the coding sequence ATGGCAAAACAAATAAACAAAGAAGTATTAAACGTAATCCTATGGATTGTTCAGGTTCTGCTCACATGTATATTTACTTGGGCAGGCGTAATGAAATTGCTTCAGCCCGACGAGTTACCTTGGCTGTGGGTAAAAGAAGATCCTGGACTGGTAACGGTTTCAGGAATCGCAGATTTAATAGCAGGTATCGGTTTAACAGTGCCTTCTTTGCTTAGAATTAAACCGCAATTGACTATTTACGCAGCTTACGGAACCATAGCATTGATGATTTCCGCCAGTGTGTTTCACATGATGAGAGGCGAAGGAAATCAAATCGGTTTCAATATGTTTATGTTGGTTGCAGCGATTTTTATCATTTGGGGCAGGCGCAGAAAAGCTCGCATAGGGCCAAAATAA
- a CDS encoding helix-turn-helix domain-containing protein, producing MLTKGGCPKTMLSIKDALEVLEGKWKLLILFSLSGGSKRFKEISREVAGITGKTLSKELKSLETNQLIKREVFDTFPPTVQYSITGQGMSLEKLLDELHVWGLQHRKKIIGK from the coding sequence ATGTTGACAAAAGGCGGTTGCCCGAAAACAATGCTCTCCATCAAAGACGCGCTTGAAGTGCTGGAAGGGAAATGGAAGCTATTGATTCTGTTCTCCCTGTCGGGCGGGTCAAAACGATTTAAAGAGATCAGCAGGGAAGTAGCAGGAATAACAGGCAAAACCCTGTCTAAAGAGTTGAAAAGCCTGGAGACAAACCAGCTAATTAAAAGGGAAGTGTTTGACACTTTCCCTCCAACGGTTCAGTACTCGATTACCGGGCAGGGCATGTCGCTTGAAAAGCTGCTGGACGAGTTACATGTCTGGGGCCTGCAGCACAGGAAAAAGATCATCGGCAAGTAA
- a CDS encoding OsmC family protein — protein sequence MGKVSSFRENELTLNATKMKVTATVENSLHKNIVSVETNENSQQISIPSKFTGYGSSVNGGELLCVALATCFCNDIYREANKRNIKVTKVVVEASAEFLAEGAAGSNIVYHAKIEGDASNEELLALVKHTDTVAEVHNTLRSGVKISLLL from the coding sequence TTGGGTAAAGTCAGCAGTTTCAGAGAAAATGAATTAACATTAAATGCTACAAAGATGAAAGTTACAGCTACAGTTGAAAACAGTCTCCATAAGAACATAGTTTCTGTTGAGACGAACGAGAATAGTCAGCAAATATCGATTCCCAGTAAATTCACCGGCTATGGTTCATCAGTTAATGGAGGTGAATTGTTGTGTGTGGCTTTGGCTACTTGTTTTTGTAATGATATATACAGAGAAGCAAATAAAAGAAATATAAAGGTAACGAAAGTTGTTGTGGAGGCATCTGCAGAATTTCTAGCGGAAGGAGCAGCTGGCTCAAATATAGTATATCATGCTAAGATAGAGGGGGATGCTTCAAATGAAGAATTACTAGCATTGGTAAAACATACGGATACAGTAGCAGAAGTTCATAATACCTTGAGGTCAGGTGTAAAGATTTCTCTGCTTTTGTAG
- a CDS encoding YdeI family protein, with the protein MQKKEVEIFYPASPADWRKWLESNHLSSQAVWLVFYHKSSGKKSITWSEAVDVALCFGWIDSKKIKIDKETSHQFFSRRKPKSTWSRINKVKVQQLIKNGFMTEAGYKSIEIAKQNGSWSILDEVEELLIPKDLDEEFNAKPNAKDFFLSLSKSARKSILQWLKLAKRPETRQKRVIEIAELAAQKLKPKHLQ; encoded by the coding sequence ATGCAGAAAAAAGAAGTGGAAATATTTTATCCGGCAAGCCCAGCAGACTGGCGAAAATGGTTAGAGAGCAATCATCTATCCAGCCAGGCTGTATGGCTTGTTTTCTATCATAAAAGTTCAGGAAAAAAATCTATCACCTGGAGCGAAGCGGTAGATGTTGCACTCTGCTTTGGTTGGATTGACAGTAAGAAAATAAAGATAGATAAAGAGACATCCCATCAGTTCTTTAGCCGGCGAAAACCCAAGAGCACCTGGTCAAGAATCAACAAAGTCAAAGTTCAACAACTCATCAAAAATGGATTTATGACAGAGGCAGGTTACAAAAGTATTGAAATAGCCAAACAAAACGGTTCCTGGTCCATTTTAGACGAAGTAGAAGAATTACTAATTCCGAAAGACCTTGATGAAGAATTCAATGCCAAACCCAATGCGAAAGATTTTTTCCTAAGCCTGAGTAAATCAGCCAGAAAATCAATTTTGCAGTGGCTTAAACTTGCCAAACGACCCGAAACCAGGCAAAAACGAGTGATAGAAATTGCAGAACTAGCCGCTCAAAAACTAAAGCCGAAACATTTACAATAA
- a CDS encoding RidA family protein produces the protein MEKQTFDPWVWGKNTNSVQAVEVKNVTGTLYCSGQVALDANGIPSNDNMRSQLIQTIQNLEHLISESGYECKNIIRLNVYTTSTQESFTTCMDVYVPFIQKHGIQQATTLLEVKGLFAMLTVELEATVVK, from the coding sequence ATGGAAAAACAAACATTTGACCCTTGGGTCTGGGGGAAAAACACCAATTCGGTGCAAGCAGTTGAAGTAAAAAACGTAACTGGCACACTTTACTGTTCAGGGCAGGTAGCATTGGACGCTAACGGAATCCCGAGTAATGACAATATGCGCTCGCAACTCATTCAGACGATCCAAAACCTGGAACACCTGATAAGCGAATCCGGCTACGAATGTAAAAATATTATAAGGCTAAATGTGTACACCACATCCACACAAGAATCTTTTACCACCTGTATGGATGTGTATGTGCCTTTCATTCAAAAGCACGGAATCCAACAGGCTACAACCTTACTTGAAGTAAAAGGACTTTTTGCCATGTTAACGGTAGAGTTGGAAGCCACCGTTGTAAAATAA
- a CDS encoding YafY family protein, with protein sequence MHDNDTKRLSRLTAILTQLQTKRLLTATNLAEKFNVSVRTIYRDMKALEQAGVPIITEEGKGYTLMEGYKIPPVMFSEAQANALILAEQLVLKNKETSFIKDYTEAIDKIKAVLRQSDKDKANLLADRTRFEQNLNRQRSSNNISQLQFALTNFFLTRIDYINEQNKTSCRTIEPFAIISTTENWLLIAWCRLRTEFRFFRLDRITNLEILSEKFEQHKMTLQEYFDKYH encoded by the coding sequence ATGCACGATAATGATACCAAACGACTTTCACGGCTGACTGCAATTCTAACCCAACTGCAAACAAAACGGCTTTTGACGGCAACAAACCTTGCTGAGAAATTCAACGTGAGTGTGAGGACAATCTATCGGGACATGAAAGCTTTGGAGCAGGCAGGAGTTCCCATTATAACAGAAGAGGGAAAAGGATATACCTTAATGGAAGGCTACAAAATTCCGCCGGTAATGTTTTCTGAAGCTCAGGCAAATGCACTCATACTTGCGGAACAATTGGTCCTTAAAAACAAAGAAACTTCGTTTATCAAAGACTACACAGAGGCTATTGATAAAATTAAAGCAGTGTTAAGACAGTCAGACAAAGACAAAGCCAATTTACTGGCTGACCGTACCCGTTTTGAGCAAAACTTAAACAGACAAAGAAGCAGCAATAATATTTCGCAATTACAATTTGCGTTGACCAACTTCTTCTTGACAAGAATTGATTACATAAACGAACAGAATAAAACATCCTGCCGGACTATTGAACCATTCGCAATCATCAGCACAACAGAAAATTGGCTCCTCATTGCCTGGTGCCGATTACGTACAGAGTTTAGGTTTTTTCGATTAGATAGGATTACTAATTTGGAAATTCTTTCGGAAAAGTTTGAACAACATAAAATGACCTTGCAGGAATATTTCGATAAATATCATTAG
- a CDS encoding VOC family protein has translation MALINPHINFNGNAEEAFLFYKSVFGGEFAKIMRFKDLASAEFPVTENEADKIMHIALPIGKNILMANDVPEFLGKVNEREHRSKIAISAESKEEADKLFNGLSAGGKIEMPIADSPWGSYFGMFRDKFGIEWMVDFDPNYKGQI, from the coding sequence ATGGCACTTATCAATCCTCACATTAACTTCAATGGAAATGCCGAAGAAGCATTCCTCTTTTACAAATCAGTATTTGGCGGAGAATTCGCAAAAATTATGCGTTTCAAAGACTTAGCAAGTGCTGAATTTCCTGTGACTGAAAACGAAGCAGACAAAATAATGCACATTGCTTTGCCAATCGGTAAAAACATATTAATGGCAAATGATGTCCCGGAATTCTTAGGGAAGGTAAATGAGAGGGAGCACAGAAGTAAAATTGCAATAAGTGCAGAAAGTAAAGAAGAAGCTGACAAATTATTTAATGGACTTTCAGCAGGCGGAAAAATTGAAATGCCTATTGCCGACAGCCCTTGGGGTTCATACTTTGGAATGTTTAGAGATAAATTTGGAATTGAATGGATGGTAGATTTTGACCCAAATTATAAAGGGCAAATTTAA
- a CDS encoding VOC family protein, with product MLTGICPKLPMRHKGITREFYINKLGFKEFGSVDYDGYLMVEKNNIQIHFFEFKDLDPKDNYGQVYIRTNDIDNIYQSMLDNKVSIHPNGTLQTKPWGQKEFALLDPDNNLLTFGQTI from the coding sequence ATGTTAACAGGTATATGCCCAAAATTACCAATGCGCCACAAAGGAATTACAAGAGAATTCTATATAAACAAGTTGGGATTTAAGGAATTTGGAAGTGTTGACTACGACGGCTATTTAATGGTGGAAAAGAACAATATACAAATTCACTTTTTTGAGTTTAAGGACCTTGACCCAAAAGATAACTATGGACAAGTTTACATCAGAACAAACGACATTGATAATATATATCAGTCAATGTTAGATAATAAGGTAAGTATTCATCCAAACGGTACATTACAGACAAAGCCCTGGGGACAAAAAGAATTTGCATTGCTTGATCCTGATAATAATTTACTCACTTTTGGACAGACCATATAG
- a CDS encoding NAD-dependent epimerase/dehydratase family protein — MKQVFVTGGSGFVGQNLIPMLVEQGYQVKALARSAQAIQKVESLGAIAVKGDLTDASALATDVKDCATVFHLAASVDFFASENELKKLHVDATELLLTTAQKANVKKFIYLGAASVIMNGKPIANADETFVSDNLVDGYSRTKLQAEKMVLSSNDKYFQTVSLRPPLIWGKGDPNTLPAIIDAVKKGRMQFINGGKHRLVTCHVTNVCHALILADQSEQSGKAYFLTDGETPIFKDFIKKYVATQGVTVPDKHVSLGMAKMVASIMEFVWKTFKLKGHPPLYKGLVNTLGLEFITIDTKARQELGYKPFVSIEQGLNQMRK, encoded by the coding sequence ATGAAACAAGTATTTGTAACAGGGGGTTCGGGTTTTGTGGGACAAAACCTTATCCCGATGCTCGTAGAGCAAGGCTATCAAGTAAAAGCCTTAGCACGTTCGGCACAAGCCATTCAAAAAGTAGAGAGTTTGGGAGCAATAGCCGTTAAAGGAGATTTGACTGATGCCAGCGCATTGGCAACAGACGTTAAAGATTGCGCAACAGTTTTCCATTTAGCCGCTTCGGTTGATTTCTTTGCTTCTGAAAATGAACTCAAAAAATTGCATGTAGATGCTACTGAACTGCTCTTAACGACTGCACAAAAAGCTAATGTTAAGAAGTTTATCTATCTTGGAGCAGCTTCGGTAATTATGAACGGTAAACCAATAGCAAACGCAGACGAAACATTTGTTTCTGACAACCTGGTTGACGGTTATTCAAGAACTAAACTGCAAGCGGAGAAAATGGTTCTGAGTTCAAATGATAAGTATTTTCAAACGGTTTCCCTTAGACCACCTTTAATTTGGGGCAAAGGTGACCCAAATACTTTACCAGCCATTATTGACGCAGTAAAGAAAGGACGAATGCAGTTTATAAATGGTGGTAAACATCGTTTAGTAACCTGCCACGTTACAAACGTTTGCCACGCTTTAATTTTGGCAGACCAATCAGAACAAAGCGGAAAAGCCTATTTCTTGACAGACGGAGAGACACCTATTTTTAAAGACTTCATCAAAAAGTATGTTGCCACGCAAGGCGTAACTGTTCCTGACAAACACGTTTCATTAGGAATGGCAAAAATGGTGGCAAGCATCATGGAATTTGTTTGGAAAACTTTTAAGTTAAAAGGTCACCCACCGCTCTATAAAGGACTTGTAAATACATTAGGTTTAGAGTTCATTACCATTGACACAAAAGCAAGACAAGAACTTGGCTATAAGCCATTCGTAAGTATTGAGCAGGGACTGAACCAAATGAGAAAATAA
- a CDS encoding Crp/Fnr family transcriptional regulator: MTEQFFTYTDKFTNFSQADKDLLNVALTFKAVVAKTELVSYDKRTDELFFLLKGCIRKYYIKDGEQITIYIMTENNFIGAFDSFVTGTKSKETIECLEPCEMLILKRADLDRLYKEVPLMNEFVRKILEQTLIQFQQALTSFILDNPEERYTKLLAQNPEILQRVPQHMLATYLGITATSLSRIRKRILEKA; encoded by the coding sequence ACAGTTTTTTACATATACTGACAAGTTTACAAACTTCTCTCAGGCTGACAAAGACCTGTTAAATGTGGCATTGACTTTTAAAGCGGTTGTTGCAAAAACAGAGTTAGTTTCCTACGACAAGCGGACCGATGAACTGTTTTTTCTGCTCAAAGGCTGTATCAGAAAGTATTACATTAAAGACGGTGAGCAAATCACCATTTACATAATGACTGAAAATAACTTCATAGGAGCATTTGACAGTTTTGTTACTGGTACAAAAAGTAAAGAAACCATTGAATGCCTTGAACCGTGCGAAATGTTGATTTTAAAGCGGGCAGACTTAGATAGACTTTACAAAGAAGTTCCTTTGATGAATGAATTCGTGAGAAAGATTTTAGAGCAAACACTCATCCAGTTTCAACAGGCATTAACTTCATTTATTTTAGATAACCCAGAAGAACGATATACCAAACTACTTGCCCAAAACCCAGAAATTCTGCAACGTGTTCCCCAACATATGCTTGCTACTTATTTGGGTATTACAGCCACTTCACTTAGTCGCATCCGAAAACGAATTCTCGAGAAGGCTTAG